The following coding sequences lie in one Phragmites australis chromosome 8, lpPhrAust1.1, whole genome shotgun sequence genomic window:
- the LOC133925883 gene encoding MADS-box transcription factor 23-like isoform X2 yields MVRGKTVIKRIEDTTSLQVTFSKRRSGLFKKANELAILCDAQVGVLLFSSTGRLYDFCSTSMKSIIERYNQTKEGHQLMSASTESKFWQAEAARLKQQLHNLQEDHRQLLGQNLSGLGVKDLKSLENQMEMSLRSIQLKKDQLMIDQIQELNKKKSVLHQENKELRHKFNSIRQENMNLQKKIRVDGGQNSSATDYNITVPEEDVTPVHLERQPQHVAKEKPEATSLGLRLH; encoded by the exons ATGGTTCGGGGAAAGACCGTGATCAAGCGGATCGAGGACACGACGAGCCTGCAGGTGACCTTCTCCAAGAGGAGGAGCGGGCTGTTCAAAAAAGCCAATGAGCTCGCCATCCTCTGCGATGCTCAGGTTGGGGTGCTCCTCTTCTCTAGCACCGGCCGCCTCTATGACTTCTGCAGCACCAG CATGAAATCTATAATAGAAAGATACAACCAGACGAAGGAGGGTCATCAACTCATGAGTGCGAGCACCGAATCTAAG TTTTGGCAAGCGGAGGCAGCACGATTGAAGCAGCAACTACATAACTTGCAAGAAGATCATAG GCAATTGTTGGGACAAAATCTTTCTGGCCTAGGAGTTAAAGACTTAAAGAGTTTAGAGAACCAGATGGAAATGAGCCTCCGTAGCATTCAGCTAAAGAAG GATCAGCTTATGATTGACCAAATTCAAGAGCTAAACAAGAAG AAAAGCGTTTTGCATCAAGAAAACAAGGAACTACGCCATAAATTCAACAGCATTCGCCAGGAAAACATGAATTTGCAGAAAAAG ATAAGAGTAGATGGGGGGCAGAATAGTTCTGCCACTGACTACAATATTACGGTCCCAGAGGAGGATGTAACTCCAGTTCATCTTGAacgccaaccacagcacgtagCCAAAGAGAAACCGGAAGCAACATCCTTGGG ACTTCGACTGCATTGA
- the LOC133925883 gene encoding MADS-box transcription factor 23-like isoform X1, whose amino-acid sequence MVRGKTVIKRIEDTTSLQVTFSKRRSGLFKKANELAILCDAQVGVLLFSSTGRLYDFCSTSMKSIIERYNQTKEGHQLMSASTESKFWQAEAARLKQQLHNLQEDHRQLLGQNLSGLGVKDLKSLENQMEMSLRSIQLKKDQLMIDQIQELNKKKSVLHQENKELRHKFNSIRQENMNLQKKIRVDGGQNSSATDYNITVPEEDVTPVHLERQPQHVAKEKPEATSLGRLRLH is encoded by the exons ATGGTTCGGGGAAAGACCGTGATCAAGCGGATCGAGGACACGACGAGCCTGCAGGTGACCTTCTCCAAGAGGAGGAGCGGGCTGTTCAAAAAAGCCAATGAGCTCGCCATCCTCTGCGATGCTCAGGTTGGGGTGCTCCTCTTCTCTAGCACCGGCCGCCTCTATGACTTCTGCAGCACCAG CATGAAATCTATAATAGAAAGATACAACCAGACGAAGGAGGGTCATCAACTCATGAGTGCGAGCACCGAATCTAAG TTTTGGCAAGCGGAGGCAGCACGATTGAAGCAGCAACTACATAACTTGCAAGAAGATCATAG GCAATTGTTGGGACAAAATCTTTCTGGCCTAGGAGTTAAAGACTTAAAGAGTTTAGAGAACCAGATGGAAATGAGCCTCCGTAGCATTCAGCTAAAGAAG GATCAGCTTATGATTGACCAAATTCAAGAGCTAAACAAGAAG AAAAGCGTTTTGCATCAAGAAAACAAGGAACTACGCCATAAATTCAACAGCATTCGCCAGGAAAACATGAATTTGCAGAAAAAG ATAAGAGTAGATGGGGGGCAGAATAGTTCTGCCACTGACTACAATATTACGGTCCCAGAGGAGGATGTAACTCCAGTTCATCTTGAacgccaaccacagcacgtagCCAAAGAGAAACCGGAAGCAACATCCTTGGG CAGACTTCGACTGCATTGA